TTTTGGCTCAATTTCagacaccaaaaaaaaacatacaaacacacacctcaatTACTGTGCTATTTCTGTGGTGCTACCTGTCAGTGACACTGAGCTCAAACCAGCTGGGATTAATTAGTGACTCAACaagcatagacacacacacacacagtcatacgAATGCAccttcatctctgtctttctgtgtgaaaCATACACAATCATATCGCAAgtgaataaacacacatgccAACACATGCAATTTTCATATCTTCACCTTTTACAACTCATTTACAACTGTTCACTcgtgcaaaacacacacacacacacacacacacgatctcCCATCAGATACAGGATGTGAAAAGCTTCCAAAACAGCATGTTGCCAATAAACACCCCTCCTGCTCGGCTGTAATTACCTCAGTCTTCATTTCACACCTTGTGTATGCGCCTCATATCTCCCTGTGTCAGTGTTACTGCTCTGCTTCAGCACAAGGCAGCACCAGTCCACACTAATAGGAAATGTGATCTTGCATTTAGCTTGTAGTCTTTTCAGGCGGGAAAACGCCGATAGAAATTTGTGTCTGGTTTCTAGAGGTGccacaagtttaaaaaaaaaaccccaagaTTTTCTATTCTGAATGTGAGATCATGTTCTGCTTGTTCAGATtgacacttttatttattttttttcttttgcaaagcagtgtttgtgttagcAAAATCCACGACCAGCGAGGACAAGCTGTAACTCCTGTCAGCGAGCGTTGGGACGCGTGGGCCTGCGCCGCGCACTGCTGACTTTGATAGAAATAAAGCCGCTGACAGGTTTTAAAAGACAAGCTGTCGACAGCCATAACCTTGAGgattgttgtttgtgtgtgtgcgtgtgcatctgCTGTATATGTTTACATGAATGCGTTATGGGGATGTGACGTGGttacaaacaacagcagagagattAAATATGCTGAGGTAAGGTAaagactggaggaggagaggacggggAATACAACAGAATAAActtgaaaagagagaaattgGCAGGTATAATGAGAGTTTTTAATAGTTATGTGGCAAAACATGTACTGGTACAACAGTGCAGCGTGGACAAAGCACGTAtttgagagaaaagaaaattaaatggACTTAAAGCCCGGGAGAGTTCAAATAGGAGAATTCATTGAGAGAGctagtgtgggtgtgtgtttgggaggatgagagaaagaaaatttACATTTGTGCATTAGctgtttgattgtgtgtgtgtgtgcgtgtgtgtgtctgcgtgtggaTGAGTATTGTTTATTCTATCGGCAGCTGATGCTTGTTTTACCCTGCCACCTCGGCAGTGGCAACTCATTAGCATAGTGATAATGAGAGATAGAAAAGGTTGCCAGTGTCAGCACACCAAGTTTTTTACACAGTCAAAGCAGCAAGTTTGGATGttcagaaaactgtgtgtgtgtgtgtgtgtgtgtgtgtgtgtgtgtgtgtgtgtgtgtatgtgcgtgcgcccatctttgatttgatttttatctACAATGTAACTTTAGTGCAAGGATGCACCAACACCAAGCTGAGTAGTACTGTTCCACTGACCTCTGGTGGATGTCTCACCACACCCAGCATCGCTGTAGGGTGTGGTCTGCTGCACCTGTCACCACACCTTGAGGGTCCGGTCACGCATGCACGAACTTAGTTCAACTTTGGTGAACTCTGATTTGAATTTCACCCCGGCGGGCGATGGTCTTTTGCCTGCTCTCATGCATGTGTGACCGTACCCCGATGCCAGGGTGCGCTGAGCGAACCCTCCAGGTGTCACTTCTAACTTCAGCTGAGAAGTTCAAACTCTGGAAATTAGCACAACAGGATTTGTAGCTGGCGTGAAGTTACCCTTTAACTCGTCTTGCACAGAGCAGACCTTTCAAGGtatgcaaaacaaacagacactaAAGCTGCACTCTTTGTTCAGAGGGCCTTGAATGGTCAAAACAAAGAGGGTTTAAAGTCCAGATTTTAGAGCTCTTGTGTAAAACCTGTCTCTCTGTAACTTCCTGCTCAGCTAGACAGCAGAGAGCCTGGCTCGTGAAGCAGCGGCGGACTCTGCGTCACAGTTAGCTCAGCCACAGCACATTATAAAAGATCAAGTTATTTTAGCATCATAATATGCATTACGTTCTTTTATTACATTCTTAGCAGCATTtcaaaaaggcacaaaaacagcatgttcaTAGCTGGGACATAATAGTATGGATTTGTTAAATTTGTGCAACCCACCTTGGGCATATCTCTTGAGAACTAGTGAAGTTTCACAGCTACCAGTGGCACAAAGGCAAATGAGCAAATAAACCTGCACTACTTTATGTATATGGCAGGAATCACGCACTGTGCGAACCCTGTTACAGCTGCATCTGTCTTCTCTTCCAGACGACCGCTGCCGTCCTGCAAAACCAGACTGGAAATTCTGTGGATGTTTGGATGCTTTGCTTTGGATGTTGAAGCTGTACGGGAGGCCAGGACAGATAAAACTTCAATACACTGAGCTCAGTCAAGTGTTTTAGCACATTTTGTGTATTAGATTCCTTTCCTCTATATATTCGCCACCAACTCCAGCCACCTTTGAGTTTTTCAGGATAATATACGGAGCAACCCCGTAAAACTTTCTGCTGGTTCTGACACACTTGTAATTGTTGATCAATTAAATTTGGACTGAAAGGATTATCACGTGGATTCTGCCTTCTCTGTCGTGATTGCGACCTTATTCAGAAGGGTGGGACTCGAATCAGGATGCCTGAACTGGACAACTTTGCCCCCCTGAGGGCTCCCAGAGACGACGAGCTGGGCCTAAATGGTCCCGCAGACCCACTTCGGATTCAGCACAGCATcctggaggagcaggtggagctgtgGTGGTTTAGAGATCCTGGGAAGTCTCTGCTGTGCTACTGCGTGGCCGTACTTCTGATCCTGGGATGCGGGCTGGGAGGCGTCGGCCTTCTGTCCACCACCACCAGCGTCTCGAGCGAATGGCGGCTGGGGGCTGGCACGGCCCTCTGCCTGCTAGCCCTGGGAGTCCtgctcaaacagctgctcagctCGGCTGTGCAGGACATGAATTGCATTCGAAGCCGACGGCGGATCGACATGCTAAAAAGTGGCGGTTTATCAGACCTCCTCGTGGTTCTGATTACTGGGCTGTCACTGCTGATTTGTGGAGGGGTTCTACTTCGTCTGGCCCTGGCTAACCACATGCCGAAGCCTGGCCAAGCCCTTAATGACATGTACATCTCTGGAGTGGTTTTGCTTGCTGGAGGGGGGGCGGCGGTTGCGGGCGTCGG
This DNA window, taken from Chelmon rostratus isolate fCheRos1 chromosome 4, fCheRos1.pri, whole genome shotgun sequence, encodes the following:
- the LOC121605971 gene encoding transmembrane protein 125, coding for MPELDNFAPLRAPRDDELGLNGPADPLRIQHSILEEQVELWWFRDPGKSLLCYCVAVLLILGCGLGGVGLLSTTTSVSSEWRLGAGTALCLLALGVLLKQLLSSAVQDMNCIRSRRRIDMLKSGGLSDLLVVLITGLSLLICGGVLLRLALANHMPKPGQALNDMYISGVVLLAGGGAAVAGVGIYSVVVVLLERTRHGRRLVDRVLNIFTVSGHMDRQARRETTSSLANLI